The Synechococcales cyanobacterium T60_A2020_003 genome has a window encoding:
- a CDS encoding pentapeptide repeat-containing protein — protein sequence MPRRDNLARLRSVGPRVSSSPEKPFLHGWQWGFQGKTVWDYLQLFLLPTVFVLGIIYLTMQANRRQEQAFLEQQQLVEEQYQQDILQSYFGDIATAMTQNLRTSPPDSPLKSVTKTKTLAILRELDGDRKGRVLQFLHDSNLIGTPNPVINLGRADLRNAVLNNATLNAAMLNGADFSDANLKFVNLGNSNLNGALLQNADLEQAFLGNAIAWGGYLRNANLNNADLTGADLRFAILSDASLRGAKLNNTVLSGAILENADLRNANLQGTSLDGAFLCNTTMPDGSIENRDCSK from the coding sequence ATGCCTAGGCGGGATAACCTTGCACGATTGAGGAGCGTTGGCCCTCGTGTTTCTTCGTCACCGGAGAAGCCGTTTCTGCATGGCTGGCAATGGGGATTCCAGGGAAAAACAGTTTGGGACTATTTGCAACTTTTTCTGCTGCCGACGGTGTTTGTGTTGGGAATCATTTACTTAACAATGCAAGCGAATCGTCGGCAGGAGCAGGCGTTCCTTGAGCAGCAGCAATTGGTTGAGGAACAGTATCAGCAGGATATCCTGCAATCTTACTTTGGGGATATTGCCACAGCCATGACCCAAAATCTACGCACGAGCCCACCCGACAGCCCTCTGAAATCGGTGACGAAGACGAAGACCTTGGCGATCTTGCGGGAACTGGATGGCGATCGCAAAGGGCGAGTGCTGCAATTTCTCCACGATAGTAATCTCATTGGCACGCCCAATCCGGTTATTAACCTGGGGCGAGCGGATCTCCGCAATGCCGTGCTGAATAATGCGACTCTCAATGCCGCGATGCTGAACGGAGCCGATTTCAGTGACGCCAATCTAAAATTTGTCAATTTGGGCAATAGCAACCTGAATGGGGCACTGTTGCAAAATGCGGACTTAGAGCAGGCATTTTTGGGCAATGCGATCGCCTGGGGCGGGTATTTACGCAATGCCAATCTGAACAATGCCGATCTGACCGGAGCCGATCTGCGGTTTGCCATTTTAAGCGATGCCTCCCTGCGAGGAGCCAAGCTCAATAACACGGTGCTGAGTGGTGCGATTTTAGAAAATGCCGATCTCCGCAATGCCAATCTCCAGGGGACAAGTTTAGATGGAGCCTTTTTGTGCAACACCACGATGCCGGATGGCTCCATTGAAAATCGGGATTGTTCAAAGTAA